A region of the Caballeronia sp. TF1N1 genome:
CGGGCGCAGCGGCCCATGGCGTCGGTCATGCGCTGGGTGGTGTTGGGGTTGATCAGTTTGATGCGCATTGCGGTTCTCCTTGCTACTTCTGGCTTGCTGCGGTTCTAAGGCTTTTGCATCTTGCATCTTGCATCTTGCATCTTGCATGCCTTCGGATGGGATGCGGTCTTTTGCATGCCATCCGAAGGCGTATGGTCTTTTGCATGCTTCGATTGCTTCGATTGCTTCGCTCGCGGTTTCGACGCTTTGCATCTCGCGTTTCGCATGCCTTCCGTTAGGGTGCGGTATTTGCATGCCGCCCGCTGGCATCCGGCATTGGTCCTTTAGATGCAGTCGGCCGGCGTACAGTCCTTTGCATGCTTCGCTTGCTGCGCTCGCGGTTCTGAGGCTCTGCGTCTTGCGTCCTGCAGGCCTTCGGATGGCATACGGTCTTTTGCATGCCACCTGCTGGCATCTTGTCTTTTGCATGCAGCCGGCCGACATACACCATTTGCATGCCGGCCGCCCGCCATCGCAACACGCCCCTTAAACCCGCTTCCGATCTGCCAACACGTAATAAAACACCGCCGCCAATCCCGCGCCGATAAACCACGAAAAGTTCGCGGAGCTTTCCAGCGACGGCAGCATCACACAAAGAATCGCGATCACCGCAGCGGGCAACAACGCCATCACCGCGCGGCGATTCACGCCCTTCGTGTACCAGTATCGACCGCTCTCTGAAGTCGTGTAGAGGTCATCGACCACGAGTTTGCCGCGCTTCATCAAATAGAAATCCACGATCAGGACGCCATATAGCGGCCCGATGAAGCTGCCGAGAATATCCAGCGTGTAATGAATCACGGCCGGATTGTTGAACAGGTTCCAGGGCGTGATAAAAATCGATGCCGTCGCGGCCATCATCCCGCCTGCGCGCCAGCTAATCAGACGCGGCGCCACGTTCGAAAAGTCGAACGCCGGCGACACGAAGTTCGCCACGATATTGATGCCGATGGTCGCAATCGTGAACGTCAGCGCGCCGAGAATCACAGCCGTCGGATGATCGATACGGCCGACCGTTTCCACCGGATCGGTGATCAATTGTCCGAACACCGGCAGCGTCGCGGCAGTCGTGACGACGGTCACGAGCGAGAACGCCAGGAAGTTGACCGGCAAGCCCCAGAAATTGCCGCGTTTCACGCTGCGAAAGCTCTTGCAATAGCGCGAGAAGTCGCCGAAGTTCAGCATCGGACCGGAGAAGTAGGAGACCACCAGGGAGATCGCGGTGATCATCACCGGCACCACTTCCATGCCGTGATACTTCACGCCGCCCAGATTCAGCCCGATGTTCTGAATGCCCGCACGCCACACCATGTAGCCCGCAAGAATAAACATCACGACATACACAGCTGGGCCGGCGAAGTCGATGAACTTCTTGATCATCTCCATGCCGCGCCAGAACACGATAGCCTGCAGCACCCACAGCAACATGAAGCCCGCCCAGCCGAGCGCGGACAGCCCGACGAAGCCATACCGATGCACATCCGCGTAAGGCATGAGCGAGGGCACGAATTTCAGCACGACGATAACCAGCGCGCTCGATGCCAGATAAGTTTGGATGCCGTACCACGCCACCGCGATCAGCCCGCGAATGACCGCCGGAATATTCGCGCCGAGCACGCCGAAGGTCGCGCGGCACGCAACCGGATACGGCACGCCCGCGACCTGACTCGGCTTCGCGATGAGATTGCACAACACGTTGACGAGCCCGATGCCGATCAACAACGACACGAGCACTTGCCAGCTCGTGAGGCCGAGCGCGAACAGACTGCCCGCGAAAACATAACCGCCGACGCTATGCACGTCCGACATCCAGAACGCGAAGATGTTGTACGCGCCCCAGGTCTGATTTTTTAGCGGAGCGAGGTCTTCGTTATAGAGCCGGTCGCTATAACCGGCAGGCATACCAGAATGGTCGCCGTCTCCTTGAAACTCGCTTTCGTACGGCGGCAGAGCTGAGCTGCCGGATGCACTGAACTGGCCCATGACGTCTCCTTCGATAGGCTGCTTGCGTGATGAAAAAAGGCAAATGCTCGTGCGTGACTGAGATCAGTCGGATACCTTCGCCGGCCTTCGGATTTCACTCGGGCTCTGACGCGGTACTCTTGGGATTTGCTGGTTCGCCGGGAGCGTGATGACAAAAACGCGCGGGCACTTGCCTTCGCGCCTGCCGCCACGGCGATTTTCATTGCGCGCTCTTCTATTTCACGAGCGGTCATTCAGTGCAGCATGACGCGCGTTGGATGGCGCGCGCATTGCAGACTTAAGGCGTTGCTTGCTACCGGTCGACCGGGTCGACAGCGTCGAGAATCGACGCGCTTTCGGCCGGCCGCGCAAAGACTTCTTTCAGATCGACCGCGCCGCGCGCTGGCCGCTCCAACATTTTCAATTCGACATCGCGCAGATGCTGCGCCATCAGATTCGCGGCTTTCGCGGCATCGCCGGCGTCGAGCGCGGCGAGAATCGCTTCGTGATCTTCGAACGAGCAAGAACTTCTGCCGAGCGATTCATACAGCGCCGAGATTAGCGTCGAGCGTGCAACGAGTCCGGACAGACATTCGCACAGCACGGTGTTGCCGGTGAGTGCGGCAAGCTCCGTGTGAAACTCGCCAGAAAGGCGAATCCATTGCGAAAAGTCCCGGCTCTCGAACGCACGCCGCTCCCGCCCGATATTCATGCTGATCGACTTGAGCCGACGCATGCCGTGCCCCTTGCCGATGCGCTCCACCACCGCCAGTTCGATGATGCGTCGCATCTCGAACACCTCATGCACTTCCTGCAGCGACGGACTCGCGACGAAGGCGCCGCGGTTCGGCTCCAGATCGACCAGTCGCTCGTTCGCCAGTTGCGCGAGCGCCTGACGTACCGTGCCGCGTTTCACTTCGAACACTTCGCATAACTGCGCTTCGGTCAGCTTGGCCCCAGGCGCAAGCCGATGCTCGAGGATCGCGGCGCGAATGTTCTCGGCGATCGACTCGGCATTCGCTCCGCCATTCAAATTCGAAGCGATCGATGCTGCACTTGGTTTGGGTTCGGACATGATGTGCTCGCTTGCATGTTGACCATCTTAGAATCGACATAAAGATTGTCAACAATTTGTTGTAAAAAGCCGCGATGAATCGGGCGTACAGGGACGACCCATTGTTCGCACAGCCTTTTCCCACGGGCCTGAGCGAGGATTCATCGACGTTTTGTCAGCATTGTTTGCACTTTTTTGTCGACAATTGAGCACGGGAAGTGAGCGGATATCAATTCGTGTGAAAAGATAGAAAAGACAGTTAGTTGCGATGTGCGTATAAAAGAAAGGCGCTATGACAAGCGCCCTCGTTCCCCATCAAACCAGATGCGGATAATCGGACATCGTCAACTTGAACCCGCGCTCGTTCGATACGAGATGCGCCGACGCGCCGAACGGCAACGTAAGCAGGTTATCGACGTGTCCGAACTGCAAGCCGGTGACGACGGGGATTCCCGTTACTGCCCTCACCTGATCGATCATCGCGTCGAGTGAATAGCCGTTGTCGTATTCGGACAGGCGTCCGCCCGAGAACTCGCCCATCACGATAGCCTGCTGCCGCCCAAGCACGCCCGACTGATGCAGCTGATAAATCATCCGTTCAATGCGAAACGGATGCTCGTTCACATCCTCGATGAACAGAATGCCGCCCTCGACCGGCGGCAGATACGGCGTGCCGACCAGCGACGCAAGTATGGCCAGATTGCCGCCCCACAACATGCCGCTCACATCGACGGATTGATGCTGCGGTTCATG
Encoded here:
- a CDS encoding GntR family transcriptional regulator, encoding MSEPKPSAASIASNLNGGANAESIAENIRAAILEHRLAPGAKLTEAQLCEVFEVKRGTVRQALAQLANERLVDLEPNRGAFVASPSLQEVHEVFEMRRIIELAVVERIGKGHGMRRLKSISMNIGRERRAFESRDFSQWIRLSGEFHTELAALTGNTVLCECLSGLVARSTLISALYESLGRSSCSFEDHEAILAALDAGDAAKAANLMAQHLRDVELKMLERPARGAVDLKEVFARPAESASILDAVDPVDR
- a CDS encoding NCS1 family nucleobase:cation symporter-1, with the protein product MGQFSASGSSALPPYESEFQGDGDHSGMPAGYSDRLYNEDLAPLKNQTWGAYNIFAFWMSDVHSVGGYVFAGSLFALGLTSWQVLVSLLIGIGLVNVLCNLIAKPSQVAGVPYPVACRATFGVLGANIPAVIRGLIAVAWYGIQTYLASSALVIVVLKFVPSLMPYADVHRYGFVGLSALGWAGFMLLWVLQAIVFWRGMEMIKKFIDFAGPAVYVVMFILAGYMVWRAGIQNIGLNLGGVKYHGMEVVPVMITAISLVVSYFSGPMLNFGDFSRYCKSFRSVKRGNFWGLPVNFLAFSLVTVVTTAATLPVFGQLITDPVETVGRIDHPTAVILGALTFTIATIGINIVANFVSPAFDFSNVAPRLISWRAGGMMAATASIFITPWNLFNNPAVIHYTLDILGSFIGPLYGVLIVDFYLMKRGKLVVDDLYTTSESGRYWYTKGVNRRAVMALLPAAVIAILCVMLPSLESSANFSWFIGAGLAAVFYYVLADRKRV